Proteins encoded together in one Mycobacterium simiae window:
- a CDS encoding phosphotransferase produces the protein MTNPVAQARSVVGLAAHLGRGVGRVTTDAIVGNRAGLPRTVGDLNTAALSRAMGRNVRSMRVLNSDAGTSSRARLALTGTDVPESVFVKIAAQSATTRLMGELGRLGSTEVRFYSRLAPELPGVPLAYGTAFDGWTGRYLLVLEDLPESCVFPDTLHPLSVGQAALVVELLATVHGLFWNRMQRNGSGSLGWLYTSSGDVTSLLTGSLMTTAMKRLGERTAIPVQNGRFIAENYRAVAALIDAPPHTVMHGDAHPGNMYFREGRAGLLDWQAVRRGHPSRELAYTLITSLTPQDRRGAQRELLDTYRKAVAASGGPELDRDDLWLRYRQSSHYAYVASLITAGMGGMQAENIAMEGLRRAVEALDDLETVAVLKSSL, from the coding sequence ATGACAAATCCCGTTGCGCAGGCCCGCTCGGTCGTCGGCCTGGCGGCCCATCTCGGCCGGGGCGTCGGCCGGGTCACTACCGACGCGATTGTCGGCAATCGAGCGGGCCTGCCCCGAACCGTCGGCGACCTCAACACCGCGGCCTTGTCCCGTGCCATGGGCCGCAATGTCAGGTCGATGCGTGTCTTAAACAGTGATGCCGGGACATCGTCGCGGGCACGACTGGCGCTGACGGGGACCGACGTACCGGAATCGGTATTCGTCAAGATCGCGGCGCAGAGCGCGACCACCCGGTTGATGGGCGAGCTGGGCCGGCTGGGCAGCACCGAGGTGCGCTTCTATAGCCGGCTCGCCCCCGAGCTTCCCGGCGTCCCACTGGCCTATGGCACGGCGTTCGACGGGTGGACCGGTCGCTACCTGCTGGTGCTGGAAGACCTGCCCGAGTCGTGCGTCTTTCCCGATACCTTGCATCCGTTGTCCGTCGGCCAGGCCGCGCTCGTCGTCGAACTCCTGGCCACCGTGCATGGTTTGTTTTGGAACCGGATGCAGCGCAACGGGAGCGGCTCGCTGGGCTGGCTGTACACGTCGTCGGGTGACGTCACGTCGTTGCTGACCGGATCGTTGATGACGACCGCGATGAAACGGCTCGGCGAGCGGACTGCCATACCGGTGCAGAACGGCCGATTCATTGCCGAGAACTACCGGGCCGTCGCCGCCCTGATCGACGCTCCCCCGCACACCGTCATGCACGGCGATGCCCATCCGGGCAACATGTACTTCCGCGAGGGCCGGGCCGGACTGCTCGATTGGCAGGCGGTGCGGCGCGGGCATCCGTCGCGCGAACTGGCCTACACCCTAATCACCAGCCTGACACCGCAAGACCGGCGCGGCGCCCAGCGTGAGTTGCTCGACACCTACCGCAAGGCCGTGGCCGCCTCCGGCGGTCCTGAGCTCGACCGCGACGACCTGTGGCTGCGCTACCGACAAAGCTCGCACTACGCCTACGTCGCCTCGCTGATCACCGCGGGCATGGGCGGGATGCAGGCCGAGAACATCGCGATGGAGGGCCTGCGGCGTGCCGTCGAGGCCCTCGACGACCTGGAAACCGTTGCGGTGCTGAAGAGTTCGTTGTAA
- a CDS encoding acyltransferase family protein, whose product MNPADPGRPVRNLAVDYFRVSGVILIVLGHWLAGSVTYADGHFGRQNPLVEMPWTQWLTWPFQAVPIFFLVAGYAGAVSWTHHRVTGGEARQAWLRRRLARVLGPTLVYAALVSAAVLAAAAYGVGESVLEYAGWAVAMHLWFLAVYIVVVSLTPIAVAAQRRWGLLVPATLAVAVALVDTLMTRGPLHNLGWLNYLLCWGALYQLGIAWHGGLLAGRRPALLAAGSGAALGLLIWLGGYPVSMIGVPGQAVQNTSPPTVAMLAFGCTQAGIAMAVAPALNRILRAQLVERLLAVANNNVMALYLWHMIPVVIVAVVGYPAGLLPQPNLGTTAWWLGRLEWVVILGLVTAVELVLLWWGRRVFAAPLPMFHVRLAARWTEPIMLAGAVMAAYGLGYVAAAGFAPDGRFSWLTAAIFAVGVAMVTLGPVTVSGRYRPAMTAERRLPGP is encoded by the coding sequence ATGAACCCCGCAGACCCTGGCCGGCCCGTCCGCAATCTGGCGGTAGATTACTTCCGCGTCTCGGGAGTGATCCTGATTGTGCTGGGCCACTGGCTGGCCGGATCCGTGACCTACGCCGACGGGCATTTCGGCCGCCAGAATCCGCTCGTCGAGATGCCCTGGACACAATGGTTGACCTGGCCGTTTCAGGCAGTCCCGATCTTTTTCCTGGTGGCCGGTTATGCCGGCGCGGTGTCGTGGACACACCACCGCGTGACCGGCGGCGAGGCACGCCAGGCCTGGCTTCGACGCCGGCTGGCGCGGGTGCTTGGCCCGACCCTCGTGTACGCCGCGCTGGTTTCGGCGGCCGTGCTGGCCGCCGCCGCCTACGGCGTCGGCGAGTCCGTACTCGAGTACGCCGGATGGGCCGTGGCGATGCACCTGTGGTTCCTGGCCGTCTACATCGTGGTGGTGTCGTTAACTCCGATTGCCGTTGCCGCACAACGCCGTTGGGGCCTGCTAGTCCCGGCTACGTTGGCGGTCGCGGTGGCTCTGGTCGACACCCTGATGACGCGGGGCCCGTTGCATAACCTCGGTTGGCTGAATTATCTGTTGTGCTGGGGCGCGCTTTATCAGCTCGGCATCGCTTGGCATGGCGGGCTGTTGGCCGGGCGCCGGCCCGCGCTGCTGGCGGCCGGATCGGGGGCGGCGCTCGGGCTGCTGATTTGGCTGGGCGGCTATCCGGTCAGCATGATCGGCGTTCCCGGTCAGGCCGTACAGAATACGTCACCACCGACGGTGGCCATGCTGGCGTTTGGCTGCACGCAGGCCGGGATCGCGATGGCTGTCGCACCCGCGCTCAATCGCATCCTGCGTGCCCAGCTGGTCGAGCGCCTGCTCGCCGTGGCGAACAACAATGTGATGGCCCTGTACCTGTGGCACATGATCCCCGTCGTGATCGTGGCCGTCGTCGGCTACCCGGCCGGACTGTTGCCGCAACCGAACCTCGGCACTACCGCCTGGTGGCTGGGCCGGCTGGAATGGGTCGTGATCCTCGGCCTGGTCACGGCGGTGGAGTTGGTGTTGCTGTGGTGGGGGCGGCGAGTGTTCGCCGCCCCCTTGCCGATGTTCCATGTTCGGCTTGCCGCGCGCTGGACGGAACCGATCATGCTGGCCGGCGCGGTCATGGCGGCGTACGGGCTCGGCTACGTCGCCGCCGCCGGGTTCGCCCCGGACGGCAGGTTTTCGTGGCTGACCGCCGCGATCTTCGCCGTCGGCGTGGCAATGGTGACGTTGGGCCCGGTCACCGTCTCCGGCCGCTACCGGCCGGCTATGACGGCCGAGCGACGATTACCGGGGCCTTGA